In one Thermosipho ferrireducens genomic region, the following are encoded:
- a CDS encoding alanyl-tRNA editing protein, producing MESYVNILKVEKKNNSFLAFSKDSVFYPDGKGGQLGDRGMIGPAKVLKVFQKEDFYVCEIDKPIAPGKHQVVIDIRRQKFIAQHHTGQHILSASLIEIADIPTVSFHMGEDYSTIDLDIPFIVDSVLKEVEDKSNELIQACIPVEILTLNKEDANKLPLRKRISEKVKEPIRIVKIDNFDYSPCGGYHVKNTGEIGLIKILKTEKVKGNLTRLYFVAGNKALEYFYEYNRILRKLSQTLTSSISELIPRTEKLLSDVKTLSAKIDALSEEIAKTIAKDLAPYSSENIFFCETNETVARFIPKHFGKKDSLLIIFDGNKYHFTSTNTKMFKCGKIIRNIVENFGGKGGGNDFKGTYIFSKTIHANHLIDFIKEHTIRR from the coding sequence TTGGAAAGTTATGTAAACATACTAAAAGTAGAAAAAAAGAACAACTCATTTCTGGCATTTTCAAAAGACTCTGTTTTTTATCCCGATGGGAAAGGTGGACAGCTTGGAGACAGGGGCATGATTGGCCCTGCAAAAGTCTTAAAAGTTTTTCAAAAGGAAGATTTCTATGTTTGTGAAATTGACAAACCAATTGCCCCGGGAAAACATCAGGTTGTAATAGATATTAGAAGGCAAAAATTCATCGCTCAGCATCATACTGGACAACATATATTATCTGCTTCATTAATAGAAATAGCAGACATTCCTACTGTGAGTTTTCACATGGGTGAAGATTACTCTACAATAGATTTAGACATTCCTTTTATTGTAGATTCCGTTTTAAAAGAGGTTGAAGATAAAAGCAACGAACTAATTCAGGCATGTATTCCAGTAGAGATTCTTACATTAAATAAAGAAGATGCAAACAAACTTCCTTTAAGAAAGAGAATAAGTGAAAAGGTAAAAGAACCCATAAGAATTGTAAAAATTGACAACTTTGATTATTCCCCCTGCGGAGGTTATCATGTAAAAAATACAGGAGAAATAGGATTGATAAAAATCCTTAAAACTGAAAAGGTCAAAGGAAATTTAACAAGGTTATATTTTGTGGCAGGCAACAAAGCACTTGAATATTTTTACGAATATAACAGGATACTCAGGAAACTCTCACAGACCTTAACTTCATCAATATCGGAACTTATCCCAAGAACAGAAAAATTATTATCTGATGTAAAAACACTTTCAGCAAAAATAGATGCCCTTTCTGAAGAAATTGCAAAAACAATTGCTAAAGATCTCGCACCTTATTCCAGTGAGAACATCTTTTTTTGTGAAACAAATGAAACCGTAGCACGTTTCATCCCAAAACATTTCGGAAAAAAAGATTCTTTACTTATAATCTTTGATGGAAACAAATATCATTTTACATCAACAAACACTAAAATGTTTAAATGTGGAAAGATCATCAGAAACATTGTGGAAAATTTTGGTGGAAAAGGTGGAGGGAACGATTTCAAAGGCACTTATATTTTTTCAAAAACCATTCACGCAAATCATTTAATCGATTTTATTAAAGAACATACTATCCGGAGGTGA
- the hemW gene encoding radical SAM family heme chaperone HemW: protein MAKSLSELVGDKKKISLYIHVPFCKQKCLYCDFVSYTYGSVENYFEALVHELMLYNNVLKRGIKTLYFGGGTPSFVNEHYIEKIVKHLSQYLFLEEFTIEVNPDSFDKEKAKIYKEIGVNRISLGLQSLDDIVLKKAGRIHTADQAIKAYELANQYYEVVNVDFILGLPGESWSSIERTVEFVEKYKPEHLSIYILELHENTPLVKTYKKLKNETYDYHDALLEFLESVGYERYEISNFSLNKNYCKHNLVYWANLDYIGVGLSAGGHVERIRYNNVSSFQKYYEKIRKNEKPVEYFSKNNSEKETLESIFMMLRTKWGIDRSLLPDLPKLETLLKFLSSQFEFFDGNKLSKNGMDQSNAFFGELLKLWEEFYEA from the coding sequence ATGGCAAAGTCTCTTTCAGAATTAGTTGGTGATAAAAAAAAGATATCTTTATATATCCACGTTCCATTCTGTAAGCAAAAATGCTTATATTGTGATTTTGTAAGTTACACTTACGGAAGTGTAGAGAATTACTTTGAAGCATTAGTTCATGAATTGATGCTTTACAATAATGTTCTTAAGCGCGGTATAAAAACACTGTATTTTGGAGGAGGAACACCAAGCTTTGTAAATGAGCATTATATAGAAAAAATAGTCAAACACCTCAGCCAATATCTTTTCCTTGAAGAATTCACAATAGAAGTGAACCCTGATTCGTTCGATAAAGAAAAAGCAAAAATCTACAAAGAAATTGGTGTCAATAGAATTAGTCTTGGACTGCAATCACTCGATGACATTGTTTTAAAAAAAGCCGGAAGGATACATACCGCAGATCAGGCAATTAAAGCTTACGAGCTTGCAAATCAGTATTACGAAGTAGTTAACGTGGATTTTATCCTCGGCCTCCCTGGAGAAAGCTGGAGTAGCATAGAAAGAACCGTGGAATTTGTAGAAAAATATAAACCCGAGCATTTATCAATTTATATATTAGAACTGCACGAAAATACTCCATTAGTAAAAACATACAAAAAATTGAAAAATGAAACTTATGACTATCACGACGCTCTTCTGGAATTTTTAGAATCTGTGGGGTACGAACGATACGAAATATCAAACTTCTCTTTAAACAAAAACTATTGCAAACATAATCTGGTTTACTGGGCAAACCTTGATTACATTGGGGTTGGTCTATCTGCTGGAGGTCATGTCGAAAGAATTAGATATAACAATGTTTCAAGCTTTCAAAAATACTATGAGAAAATTAGAAAAAATGAAAAGCCTGTAGAATACTTCTCAAAAAATAATTCCGAAAAAGAAACTCTCGAAAGTATTTTTATGATGCTTAGAACAAAGTGGGGAATTGACAGAAGTTTATTACCGGATCTTCCAAAGTTAGAAACATTGTTAAAGTTTTTATCATCGCAATTTGAATTTTTCGATGGAAATAAACTTTCAAAAAACGGCATGGATCAATCAAATGCTTTTTTTGGTGAGCTTTTGAAGCTCTGGGAGGAATTCTATGAGGCATAA
- a CDS encoding BamA/OMP85 family outer membrane protein, whose translation MKKLFLIIGFILTLSLYVQGEVLNSVTFEGLKTVPKAELESYYEDYINLDINDYAIEDIVSKVRATGYFSSVEYTKIASGNNIDLVIKVSENSPIESINLNINGAGLIDRETIEASITLEENKAFSFVQFKKSIENISELYKEQGYIVSNVFSKNKDESFVYISGKINGKNITFSVTEYALYDVEFSGNIKGLEEEFQKINNEIKVKRYKNYLSKGPILRFFDDEKSYYPKASDLQTIFQQLSNYVYFSPYTNIQFLTVDSEKPAKILKILVVQNTIVRSPTYVEKIEITGNSIYTFDDISSTPSATYTNAQLLKILQKVKDKYNKGTYFVNLSADVRENVFLINVVEMKFGKVTVSGNTRTKLYTFDDLIKIKSGDFANKKALQETYIEIYKLQYFDNIDFDITPEGTNTLNTTLILTEKEKKFNFLGGGTWGPVEGKPWYEGFAAQVQISAINPVGFGQTISSSINLGVNSKNISLEYGIRKPNNLPLKLSGKISYNLSSTTDSTTVYILSEDSTKTTETSTNLTKISGSISLSTLKINNNTFSFGAGVSLKNYETTVSTTTSGSTETLTNTTTSKYTSAYAIFGYAYENLDDLIIPTKGFYFSSLVQKYFRIDGDAPVAWKLQEDVSLHVPIKDTNFSLAGRIYGAQIFQDSGENLVNYLSGLNGIRGLELSGKMVALASFEIRYVDKESQTPYYIAAFADTGTAGESYLTAPWKWTGGIELGLQVPMFGLIRVGEAYLFEQNKWNFFFLMGKTF comes from the coding sequence ATGAAAAAATTATTTCTAATCATTGGATTCATTTTAACACTTTCTCTTTATGTTCAGGGTGAAGTATTGAACTCCGTAACTTTTGAAGGTCTTAAAACTGTTCCAAAGGCAGAGTTAGAAAGTTATTATGAAGATTACATAAACCTTGATATTAACGACTATGCTATCGAAGATATCGTATCAAAAGTAAGGGCAACTGGCTATTTTTCCTCAGTTGAGTATACAAAAATAGCTTCTGGAAATAATATTGACCTGGTAATAAAAGTTTCGGAAAATTCCCCTATAGAAAGTATAAATTTAAACATAAACGGCGCAGGACTTATTGACAGAGAAACAATTGAAGCTTCCATTACCCTTGAAGAAAACAAGGCGTTTAGTTTTGTTCAATTCAAAAAAAGTATTGAAAACATAAGTGAACTTTATAAAGAACAGGGATATATTGTTAGTAACGTATTTTCAAAAAACAAAGACGAATCATTTGTATACATCAGTGGTAAAATTAACGGAAAAAACATAACTTTTAGCGTAACAGAATACGCACTGTATGATGTGGAATTTTCTGGAAATATAAAAGGTTTAGAAGAAGAATTTCAAAAAATCAATAATGAAATAAAAGTAAAAAGGTATAAAAATTATCTTTCTAAAGGACCAATATTACGCTTCTTTGATGACGAAAAATCCTACTACCCAAAAGCCTCAGATTTGCAAACGATTTTTCAACAACTCAGCAACTATGTGTATTTTTCCCCATACACAAATATACAATTTCTAACCGTTGACAGTGAAAAACCTGCAAAAATTTTAAAAATACTGGTTGTACAAAACACCATTGTAAGAAGCCCTACATACGTTGAAAAGATAGAAATTACAGGAAACAGCATTTATACCTTCGACGATATAAGTTCAACTCCGTCTGCAACATATACAAATGCTCAACTGTTAAAAATTTTACAAAAAGTAAAAGATAAATACAATAAAGGCACCTATTTTGTTAACCTTTCCGCTGATGTCAGGGAAAATGTGTTTCTAATCAACGTTGTGGAAATGAAATTTGGCAAAGTAACTGTTTCAGGAAACACAAGAACAAAACTATACACTTTTGATGACCTGATAAAAATAAAATCGGGCGATTTTGCAAACAAAAAGGCACTGCAGGAAACATATATTGAAATTTACAAATTACAATACTTTGATAATATAGACTTTGATATAACTCCAGAAGGTACAAACACATTAAATACAACACTTATACTAACCGAAAAAGAGAAAAAATTCAATTTTCTTGGCGGAGGTACATGGGGACCTGTTGAGGGAAAACCGTGGTACGAAGGATTCGCAGCTCAAGTACAGATAAGCGCTATTAATCCTGTAGGCTTTGGACAAACTATAAGTTCTTCTATAAACCTTGGAGTTAATTCAAAAAATATAAGTCTTGAATACGGAATAAGAAAACCAAACAATTTACCACTGAAACTCTCTGGTAAAATTTCCTATAATCTTTCCTCAACAACAGATTCAACAACGGTGTACATTCTATCAGAGGACTCCACAAAAACAACCGAAACATCAACAAATCTTACAAAAATTTCAGGGAGTATTTCCCTTAGCACTTTAAAAATTAACAATAATACTTTTTCATTTGGTGCTGGTGTTTCTTTAAAGAATTACGAAACTACCGTTTCAACAACAACGTCAGGTTCTACAGAAACATTAACAAACACCACAACTTCAAAATATACAAGCGCATATGCAATTTTTGGGTATGCGTATGAAAACCTCGACGATCTTATAATACCCACAAAAGGATTTTATTTCTCCTCACTTGTCCAAAAATACTTTAGAATAGATGGAGATGCTCCCGTTGCATGGAAATTACAGGAAGATGTAAGCCTCCACGTTCCAATAAAAGATACCAATTTCAGTTTAGCGGGAAGAATTTATGGAGCACAAATCTTTCAGGATTCTGGTGAAAATCTTGTTAATTATCTATCCGGACTAAATGGAATAAGAGGATTGGAACTCTCTGGAAAAATGGTTGCATTAGCAAGTTTTGAAATACGTTATGTTGATAAAGAATCTCAAACACCTTATTACATAGCAGCCTTTGCCGATACAGGTACAGCTGGAGAGTCTTATTTGACTGCCCCATGGAAATGGACCGGAGGAATAGAACTTGGCTTGCAGGTTCCAATGTTTGGCCTCATACGTGTAGGTGAAGCATATTTATTTGAACAAAATAAATGGAACTTTTTCTTCTTAATGGGAAAAACATTCTAA
- a CDS encoding FtsW/RodA/SpoVE family cell cycle protein codes for MRHNMTIMLFTILILFSIGSIALYSLSFAREYYLSMNSNVFTKYITYIILGTFALLIFIYFTPKNLEKYYMLFYILSVVLLIFPLFFRPINGARRWIIFGESTFQSSELSKIFLLLFYATYIKKNSQKMSSFSHGLIIPLLLLIPHISLLIAEPDLSTSVLIFLTILSLLYFGGAKLLGILSILGSMGGLAIFSIKYGFLHSYQLSRLKNFLEGQISWQLQTALNAIKSGGIIGSGPALGTLYIKVPAAESDFILAIVGETLGYIGIFVLISSYIVLAFSLIRVSGEIKNDILRYFTWGYATLMLFHVVFNVGVVSGVFPVTGIPLPFVSSGGSALLSFLSGLGIIISGILNYQQEI; via the coding sequence ATGAGGCATAATATGACAATTATGTTATTCACAATTTTGATATTATTCTCTATAGGTTCTATCGCATTATACAGTTTAAGTTTTGCCAGAGAATATTATTTATCCATGAACTCAAATGTTTTTACAAAATATATTACTTACATTATTTTAGGAACTTTTGCTTTACTCATCTTTATTTACTTTACCCCCAAAAATCTTGAAAAATATTACATGTTATTTTACATTTTATCCGTAGTTCTTTTGATTTTCCCGTTATTTTTTCGACCGATTAACGGCGCAAGAAGGTGGATAATATTTGGAGAAAGCACTTTTCAATCTTCAGAACTTTCAAAAATTTTCCTGCTCCTTTTTTACGCAACTTATATTAAAAAAAATTCCCAGAAAATGTCTTCGTTTTCTCATGGCCTGATAATACCTTTGCTTTTATTAATACCTCATATTTCCTTGCTAATCGCTGAACCTGATTTAAGTACATCTGTTCTTATATTTCTTACTATATTATCTCTTCTTTACTTTGGTGGAGCAAAATTACTTGGGATCTTAAGCATCCTTGGTTCTATGGGAGGTCTTGCAATATTTTCTATAAAATACGGTTTCCTTCACTCGTACCAATTATCCAGACTAAAAAATTTCTTAGAAGGACAGATTTCATGGCAACTTCAAACTGCGTTAAATGCTATTAAAAGTGGTGGAATAATTGGATCAGGACCAGCACTTGGTACACTTTACATTAAAGTTCCTGCTGCTGAATCTGATTTTATTCTGGCAATTGTTGGTGAGACACTCGGATACATTGGCATATTTGTGTTAATCTCAAGCTATATAGTTCTTGCCTTCTCACTCATCAGAGTTTCAGGGGAAATAAAGAACGATATCCTTCGATACTTTACATGGGGGTATGCAACATTAATGTTATTTCATGTGGTCTTTAACGTAGGAGTTGTAAGCGGCGTTTTTCCTGTAACGGGAATACCTCTGCCATTTGTAAGTTCTGGTGGAAGTGCTCTTTTGTCTTTTTTAAGCGGACTTGGTATAATTATCTCAGGAATACTAAATTATCAACAAGAAATTTAA
- a CDS encoding AAA family ATPase, giving the protein MFNKIKENIEKVIKGKEEKIKILLTALLAQGHVLIEDVPGVGKTMLAKAIAKTFDLKFKRIQFTPDLLPTDLTGLYIYNKNSDNFTFKPGPIFTDVLLADEINRATPRTQSALLEAMEEKQVTIDGKSHKLSNLFFTIATQNPIESEGTFPLPEAQLDRFIIKLSMGYPDFNNEIEMLKSQEQTHPIEQLKPIINSEELNLHIKNTKLITISDSIFKYIVRITEATRNHPSVEIGASPRASIALMKMARAFAYLDSRDFVLPDDVKTVAPFVLTHRLILTIEAKIKREKKSDIIEEILDTVKVVE; this is encoded by the coding sequence ATTTTCAATAAAATAAAAGAGAATATAGAAAAAGTCATCAAAGGAAAGGAAGAAAAAATAAAAATATTACTAACTGCGCTACTTGCACAAGGGCACGTTCTCATTGAAGACGTTCCAGGTGTTGGAAAAACCATGCTTGCTAAAGCTATAGCTAAAACATTTGATTTAAAATTCAAAAGGATTCAATTTACTCCTGACTTACTTCCAACAGATTTAACAGGCCTTTATATTTATAATAAAAATTCCGACAATTTTACTTTCAAACCAGGTCCAATATTTACTGATGTGCTGCTTGCAGATGAAATAAATAGAGCCACCCCCAGAACTCAATCAGCTTTACTTGAAGCTATGGAAGAAAAACAGGTTACCATAGATGGTAAATCACATAAACTCTCAAATCTCTTTTTCACAATAGCCACACAAAATCCTATAGAGTCTGAAGGAACATTTCCTCTTCCAGAGGCACAACTCGATCGCTTTATAATAAAACTGTCTATGGGATACCCGGATTTTAACAACGAAATAGAAATGTTAAAGTCTCAGGAACAAACACACCCTATAGAGCAACTAAAACCCATCATCAATTCCGAAGAGCTTAACCTACATATAAAAAATACAAAGTTAATTACAATCAGCGATTCTATTTTTAAATATATTGTTAGAATAACAGAAGCAACACGAAATCATCCATCAGTTGAAATAGGCGCAAGCCCAAGAGCTTCTATTGCCTTAATGAAAATGGCACGCGCTTTTGCTTATCTGGATTCACGAGATTTTGTACTTCCCGATGATGTAAAAACAGTAGCACCCTTTGTATTAACTCATAGGCTCATATTAACTATTGAAGCAAAAATAAAAAGAGAAAAGAAAAGTGATATTATAGAAGAAATTCTTGATACAGTAAAGGTTGTTGAGTAA
- the gatA gene encoding Asp-tRNA(Asn)/Glu-tRNA(Gln) amidotransferase subunit GatA: protein MASSNEYRKLSIKDALKAKKSFVKDAIETINELDKNIKAFITVNENAQDVPGNFSGIPLAIKDNIVVKEMKTTCGSKILETFVSPYDATVVEKLKKAGFSIVGKTNLDEFAMGTSTEYSAFYTTRNPWDLDRVAGGSSGGSAAAVASGEVVAALGSDTGGSIRQPAAFCGVVGFKPTYGLVSRYGLIAFASSLDQIGPITKTVEDAALLTQIISGKDPRDATTVEKQIDFSKYIGKNFKNICVAYPEEVFAEGIDNEIARKFEEFIKFLESLEISVKKINFPELKYAVATYYIIAPAEVSSNLSRFDGIRYGLREEKEGLLETYLETRKNGFGPEVIRRIMIGTFTLSAAYYDAYFERAQKVRRKISSKINEILSNYDFLITPTSPITAFKIGEIKDPLVYYMMDIFTIPANLAGLPAISIPFGFSNNLPVGMQIIGKRFDDAKVLGFADFIEQTSPYNTNGRFPTPLEEEEK from the coding sequence TTGGCAAGCAGCAATGAATATAGAAAACTTTCTATAAAAGATGCTCTAAAAGCAAAAAAATCCTTTGTAAAAGATGCTATTGAAACTATCAACGAGCTGGATAAAAACATAAAGGCGTTTATAACTGTAAACGAAAACGCTCAGGACGTTCCAGGAAACTTTTCTGGAATTCCATTGGCTATCAAAGATAACATTGTAGTAAAAGAGATGAAAACCACCTGTGGTTCAAAAATACTTGAAACATTTGTTTCTCCTTATGATGCAACTGTTGTTGAAAAACTCAAAAAAGCAGGTTTTTCAATTGTTGGAAAAACAAATCTGGACGAATTTGCAATGGGTACAAGTACAGAATATTCCGCTTTTTATACAACCAGAAATCCCTGGGATTTAGATCGTGTAGCTGGGGGGAGCAGCGGGGGGTCTGCGGCCGCTGTTGCCAGCGGAGAAGTGGTGGCAGCACTGGGTAGCGATACAGGAGGTTCTATCAGGCAACCGGCCGCATTTTGCGGCGTAGTGGGATTTAAACCCACATACGGACTGGTTTCAAGATATGGATTGATTGCTTTTGCTTCATCGCTTGATCAAATCGGTCCTATAACAAAAACTGTAGAGGACGCTGCTCTTTTAACACAAATAATTTCCGGAAAGGACCCGCGTGATGCTACAACTGTTGAAAAACAAATAGACTTTTCAAAATACATTGGCAAAAATTTTAAAAACATTTGCGTTGCATACCCGGAAGAGGTTTTTGCCGAAGGAATAGATAATGAAATTGCCAGAAAATTTGAAGAATTTATCAAATTTCTGGAATCTCTTGAAATCTCTGTTAAAAAGATCAATTTTCCCGAGTTAAAATATGCTGTAGCAACATACTATATAATTGCCCCCGCAGAGGTAAGCTCAAACCTTTCAAGATTTGATGGCATACGATATGGCTTAAGAGAAGAAAAGGAAGGATTGTTAGAGACTTATCTGGAAACCAGAAAAAACGGATTTGGACCAGAGGTTATTAGAAGAATAATGATAGGAACATTTACACTCAGCGCAGCTTATTATGATGCATACTTTGAACGTGCACAAAAAGTTAGACGTAAAATTTCCAGTAAAATAAATGAAATTTTATCGAATTACGATTTTCTGATAACTCCTACCTCACCTATTACAGCTTTTAAAATTGGCGAAATAAAAGACCCTCTCGTTTACTATATGATGGATATTTTCACTATTCCAGCAAATCTCGCAGGTTTGCCAGCAATAAGTATTCCGTTCGGTTTTTCTAATAATCTGCCAGTTGGAATGCAGATTATTGGAAAGCGCTTTGATGATGCGAAAGTTCTTGGATTTGCTGATTTTATTGAGCAGACATCTCCTTACAATACAAACGGAAGATTTCCTACACCGTTAGAGGAGGAAGAAAAATGA
- the gatB gene encoding Asp-tRNA(Asn)/Glu-tRNA(Gln) amidotransferase subunit GatB gives MSYKPVIGLEIHVQLNTKTKAFCSCSSNVFELEPNTAICPVCTGQPGALPVPSLEMFEYGVLLATALNCDIHEYSRFDRKNYFYPDLPKGYQITQFFYPLATNGYMEINGKRIRIRRIHLEEDAGKLLHSSETITEASHSLVDMNRCGIPLAEIVTEPDIESPQEAREFLEKLRQLLRYIGVSTGDMEKGALRCDANISVVNTKNKNQSNKVEVKNMNSFKFVEKALEYEYDRIVKLMEKGEEVPRETRGWDLSRKITISMRSKEEANDYRYFPEPDIPPVILSEEFIMQVKEKLPELPAEKLQRFKTQYSLGDYEATILTSSRQLADYYENCVKQTQDSRETANWIITELLRYITPEDDFGSLKIKPEHFADLFALIKKGEISRNIAKNVFEQVIKTGEAPSKIVENQGLKMVSDETLIKTILEKMIAENPDKVEAYKNGKTGLLGFFVGGVMKETKGKADPKVVNKIAKKLLEG, from the coding sequence ATGAGCTACAAACCTGTTATAGGACTTGAAATACACGTACAATTAAACACTAAAACTAAAGCTTTTTGTTCCTGTTCTTCCAATGTTTTTGAATTAGAACCAAACACAGCTATATGTCCTGTCTGTACAGGTCAACCAGGCGCTCTTCCAGTACCCTCTCTTGAAATGTTTGAATATGGAGTGCTTCTTGCAACGGCACTCAACTGTGATATTCACGAATATTCAAGATTTGATAGAAAAAATTATTTTTACCCGGATCTTCCAAAAGGTTACCAGATTACCCAATTTTTCTACCCGCTTGCCACAAATGGATACATGGAAATTAATGGAAAAAGAATACGAATAAGAAGAATCCATCTTGAAGAAGATGCTGGAAAATTATTGCATTCATCTGAAACAATAACCGAAGCTTCACATTCACTTGTTGATATGAATAGATGCGGTATTCCACTTGCAGAAATAGTTACCGAACCAGACATTGAATCTCCTCAGGAAGCAAGGGAATTTCTTGAAAAGCTGCGACAGCTTCTAAGATATATTGGTGTAAGTACCGGTGATATGGAAAAAGGCGCTCTTCGCTGTGATGCCAATATATCTGTAGTTAACACAAAAAACAAGAACCAGAGTAACAAAGTGGAAGTCAAAAATATGAACTCCTTTAAATTCGTAGAAAAAGCTTTAGAATACGAATACGACAGGATAGTAAAATTAATGGAAAAAGGAGAGGAAGTTCCTCGAGAAACGCGCGGCTGGGATTTATCCAGAAAAATCACTATTTCTATGAGAAGCAAAGAAGAAGCAAATGACTATAGATATTTCCCAGAACCAGACATTCCACCAGTTATACTCTCAGAGGAGTTCATTATGCAAGTCAAAGAAAAACTACCGGAACTTCCTGCTGAGAAATTACAGCGTTTTAAGACACAGTATTCTCTGGGAGATTATGAAGCAACCATTTTGACATCATCTCGTCAGCTCGCTGATTACTACGAAAACTGTGTAAAACAAACTCAGGATAGTAGGGAAACTGCAAACTGGATTATAACAGAACTTTTAAGATACATAACTCCCGAAGATGACTTTGGCTCTTTGAAAATTAAACCAGAACATTTCGCAGACTTATTTGCGTTAATAAAAAAAGGGGAAATCTCCAGAAACATAGCTAAAAATGTGTTTGAGCAGGTCATAAAAACTGGAGAAGCTCCTTCAAAAATAGTAGAAAATCAAGGCCTAAAAATGGTTAGTGATGAAACTCTTATAAAAACAATTTTAGAAAAAATGATAGCTGAAAATCCTGATAAAGTGGAAGCGTACAAAAATGGCAAAACTGGTCTTCTGGGATTCTTTGTAGGTGGAGTTATGAAAGAAACAAAGGGAAAAGCTGATCCAAAAGTTGTAAATAAAATTGCAAAAAAATTACTCGAGGGCTGA
- a CDS encoding DUF58 domain-containing protein, translated as MEIKNEKLLLISIVILIINFFFINSYILAVDILILIEWFYFLSTINAFKKIKLTLSFKKSRTLINQPVEIIIKFENTSKKVYADLSIPEIGKNIPQIEINRDLTEIKIIHSYHTRGKKIIKYAFLSVKHPFFKILKKYEFNAQILVFPDLEYSIFNKELLRELIPNKLSKIKLLEDPSYITGIREYRNDPLNKIHWKLSAKHRNLLVKNYDYTSQGRLYITLLLNLHTEIFSRNAWKPILSKYVEDTIRGTAGIIKHTLDNKIPVKLLIDSKNGILKSSSGDWVDHFELLAQSYGSIKTFHEKIYTITEKEIQFNDTFLLITMYLTLKDLPHLMKIRQKCSKVLVFVMPFGYRQRNSKKFKSYLSIPTDIMEIEKQMAILRENHIYVQVWEENLAFQEGIELVP; from the coding sequence TTGGAGATAAAAAATGAAAAACTCTTACTCATCAGTATAGTAATTCTTATTATAAATTTTTTCTTCATAAACAGCTATATTTTAGCTGTGGATATTTTGATCCTGATAGAATGGTTTTATTTTTTAAGCACGATAAACGCTTTCAAAAAAATAAAGTTAACACTTTCTTTTAAAAAATCCCGTACCCTTATAAATCAACCCGTTGAAATTATCATAAAATTTGAAAACACATCAAAAAAAGTTTACGCAGATCTCTCCATTCCAGAAATTGGAAAAAACATTCCTCAAATTGAAATAAACAGGGACCTAACAGAAATAAAAATAATTCATTCTTATCACACTCGAGGAAAAAAGATCATAAAATACGCTTTTTTGAGTGTAAAACATCCTTTTTTCAAAATATTAAAAAAATATGAATTCAACGCCCAGATTCTTGTTTTTCCTGATTTAGAATATTCCATCTTTAACAAAGAACTACTTCGCGAACTGATTCCAAATAAACTTAGCAAAATAAAACTTTTAGAGGATCCATCTTACATCACTGGTATAAGAGAATACAGAAATGATCCTCTAAATAAAATCCACTGGAAATTATCAGCAAAACACAGAAACCTACTTGTGAAAAATTACGATTATACATCACAGGGACGCCTTTATATCACTTTACTTTTAAATCTTCACACTGAAATTTTCTCAAGAAACGCCTGGAAACCAATACTTTCAAAATATGTCGAAGATACAATTCGGGGAACAGCAGGAATAATAAAACATACACTTGACAACAAAATCCCCGTAAAACTCCTTATAGACTCGAAAAATGGTATTCTAAAATCTTCATCAGGAGACTGGGTTGACCATTTTGAATTACTCGCACAATCGTATGGTTCAATCAAAACATTCCACGAAAAAATTTATACCATTACAGAAAAAGAAATACAATTTAACGATACATTCTTATTAATAACAATGTATCTAACATTAAAAGATCTCCCACATTTAATGAAAATACGACAAAAGTGCTCTAAAGTACTTGTCTTTGTCATGCCTTTTGGATATCGTCAGAGAAACTCCAAAAAGTTTAAATCTTACTTAAGTATTCCAACCGACATTATGGAAATAGAAAAGCAAATGGCTATTTTACGAGAAAATCATATATATGTACAGGTGTGGGAAGAAAATCTCGCATTCCAGGAGGGAATAGAACTTGTTCCTTAA